Genomic DNA from Solanum pennellii chromosome 3, SPENNV200:
acctaaatcatggttatgagaacaaaactcccaattatagctaaatcatggttatgagaacaaaactcccaaatgAGATTTGTTATGTAACATGTatcaacacatgtatgcatcaagccaacaaggtttccccattaaaattggttcagggtgaggaatcaaataattttcatctaaaaggttgaatgtgcggttatgatctaattgctccaccacgcacaaagatgaatttCCAAATCAGGTtgggatgaatgttagatttgCTAACATTaggggagagatgattgacaactgaaaattatgtgtcaggttaattatgaattatttagATCCTCgctaaataaatatgtgaacttaaattAATACTAATTCAACAAAATACAATTCATTAATAGTCACATaattgtgattttttaaaattaatactaTAAACTTTTAACtgttataaatacattgaattaaGTAGATTGTCCATTAagtttatcataaacttatcttTATCATGGATATGTATTTTCAAGGtgacatgaacctttttggataggAATGTATCTATTAATTAATGTGATATTAAACATTGTGACCTTTTGATTGATTTCTctacctataaatagagatatcattcactattgtaatatacacttgaataagaagaaaagttctcttcttcatctctatatcttgtcttcttctctttgtatttatattgctatgagtttgattttatgatCTGACCTAATTTTTCAAAGTTGTATAGTTAATATAGATTGGAATTACAGTTTGTTggataaaaagaaattaaattttatatattagttTGTTGTGCAACAAAAGGTAGTTGGAGTATTAGAAGTAATAATgttctcatatttttttttatcattaattgtttgattagatttttttttttttgggggtggggaGTGGGGGTGAGGAGGAATATATTTTGATgagattttgaggaaaaaaagaaaagaaaatatatgaataaaaagataaaagatttCTTACTCTTTTAGTGCATATGGAAGTATATTAATGAATTATGTCTATTTATACACGACTGGATTTTGTCTTTTAATTTGATCTATTTTGAATAGCAATTCCTTAGCTTCTTCGTATTTATATTGGATTAGTCGCGTCTCaattcatattatataatattttaatatttattttgaatctaaaatagatattttttttcctcGTAAATCAAGaggtatctttaatttttaattcttatttaaatAAGTGAATTTATACtatcaagaaataatatataGTAAAAGCACATTCTTTTTAAGTGTGAATGAATTTCTTAAGgaatttaacaaattaaaaatatacgAAAAGTGATAATTAATGATTTGTGAAGTgatataacttattttttaagaatttaagagactttttatatttatcaaatttttaagAGCATTTTGACTAACGAATGTTtctttcaaattataatttaatttttggatatttgcaaataaatgaaaagaaaaaaagtaaatatcttCTTTTCCTGCCAAAAGAGGGTGAATTCTCATGTACATCAAAtatttaactcccttaactaattttgaatataaaaactatttaataatttttttttctgaaatggAACCTTAAGCggcacaaatttaaaataattaaacttcaGTATAAATCCAAACAGTaagtagaaaatttaaataaatgaaatcacACTTTCAACTCCTTCAAATTAAGGGGACATATCGTAtggtatttaaaatattattcaatgaTTTTAGGTAAtcgattttttaaaacattatattattatatcaaattaattcaaaataatttaatattttaaaatttaattttgatattttatgatatgatggtacaataataataatctttttGATTTCGATTAGTTTAAATATGCTCATGTCATCAATAATTATTATTCCAATTTCCAAAAAATATCTCcattatattattcatttatactaatataaaagtatttaaaaaaaattaaacaattccttttattaattaataaaaaacattttGATCACCATAGAATATGTAAAGTCCAGTGTCGTATAGCCAATCCTCTAATAGAATTGTGAGATGTAGTTTTCTATTACGTAATAATAGTATTTTTATATAGTATTTGtttgtaataatataatataagatatatgaataatattgtaattaaatattttgaacaGACATTtagtattttgttattttttctatGAATACCAAATACTCCaccaaatatttgaaaaatacataCTAAAATGtagtataaaatattataatactaAAATCGTTATCtaggaaaaataattcaattaatttaatatgataattcgaaatctattaaaatatatgtacacCTCAACTTCATATTTTATCCTAgttaatcatattattattaggATAATTATCGACTAAATATTGGATGCTATATTTCACTAgctttgatttatttaagttGGATTTAGTCATATATACTTGATGCatggtttattattttatgtccaaatttgacataaaataataaaaattcgaATTATCTggcatattaattaatatatatcattGAAGTCATTTTGTCCATTCAAAGtacctaattaaatattttatgtggtCCAAAAGTTGGAATAAACAAATCATGTTGACGTTAATCCTAACGTTATTCTTatctaaaagtttttaattaatttaatctcTCATTTATTGgtatattatgattttaatttctaaaaatatctaattaagcatattaaaattttatattagttgAAAATCACACACTTATAATTCTCTTGCTTAGTGatgtttattataaatttattgtaaacaCTAAATAGAGTTAGAATATAGTTTACAAATTTGACTGAGCACAATAATTttgattcaaatattttatttttttattttttttatataatataataaataaataactaaattaaaattctataacttaaaaATGATACGAGttttgaatttatgaatttcaACATCTATCTTTatctataaataattaaaataacatattttctaTCTGAATTGATGAGTTCCAACACCTAACTTCGTTTATAaacaattgaaaattaaatatattaaggtATAATGGAGtatatattacaaaataaattattttaatgacATGTGATTAGGTGTGGCTAAACATTGAAGAGTTGAATCCGactcaaacaactcaattaacAAATCACGATTATTTTTTAtaggatttttttctttttagtattgtaaaaaaaaaaaacttaatcaaTTTCGTTCAAgctaaaatacattttaaacaAATCTTGATTGAGTTGACGcaattttattttgcttttttaGTATTTTGAAAAACTTATCTGAGTTACATTTGATATCTAGATCTAATTAAACACATTAGAAAAGGGTAAAATAAAAGGTCTTCACAAAAATCAAAACGATTAAGGTGTACTTATACTTTGTTTGTATAATTGTTGtatattgtttcataatgtattgtattattttaaagaatacGAATAGACTTTATCGTTCTCCGTCGTTATATAATAttacatattcataattttgagtGTTAAACCTACAACAAAAAAGAGAGTCGGATACATAGTAAATTTTTATGAGAAAGATatgataaaagataaaatttgtatattaaaataataataaaaagataaaatgagaagaaaatacTAAGGTTCAtagtaaaattatatgaaagtaggataaaagatgaaatataattattaaacaagaaaaaaaacgaaatgagaagaaaatattaaagtagCGATGTAATCACACCAAATAACGATGAACTTAAATAATACGATAcgataaatttaaataacaataaaaaaataaacattacaatcaaactaacaatataatacaattcaaataaaatgttaataCACTAAATTTAATTCCAAATAATCCaatacatttaaaattaattaatattcctAATCAAACTTATCTAGAAATTATTATTCCTTATTACTCGTACCAAACGAACTTTTaatctataaataataataattcctAAGTTTATCTTCAACTACACATTGCTTCTTTTAAGTCTTccaatttcttcaaaatttttcaATCACTCTTTCATGATgaatcaatttttcaaaaactcaAGATTGGTTTTTGGGTTTTTCAGTTCCATTAAAATCCACTCAAAAACTACAAAATTGAGTAGTAGGGAATGTAGCAATCTGTGTGAATCTTGGAAATCAATGGAGGGTTTTGTTAAATGTAGTGCAAATTTTGAACCATTGACACCTTTAAGTTTCTTGGAAAGAGCAGCTAATGTTTTTAGGGATACAACTTCTGTTATTTATGGTGaaaaattgaagtataattgGGAACAAACTCATAATAGATGTGTTAAACTTGCTTCTGCTCTAGTTCATTTGGGGATTTCTCATGGTGATGtggtaagttttttttttttttgaattcagTCATGTATTATTTGAGTGGTTTATACTTGGTTTGATTCGGCtcgaaatttaaaaaagaatatttttaataggAGTAAAGTctgtatatgaaaaaaaaattatgctaatttagtatttaatattgtattatttGATTGTTTTATATCTGATTTGATATGACATGAAATTTAAGAGTTGGTGCCAATTTGGAATTCAATGTTGTATCAATTGAGTGGTTtatatttggtttgatttggcacggaattttaagaaaaaaaatgatttttagttgGAGTAAAGCCTATGTATGTCATATGCAGATTAAATTTCACTCGTGGAACTACACTGAATATGTTAGTCTAGACATGTTATTCTATGGGCTATAAAAGTAAGGGGGTGCAAGAGAGCTCATTCGAATCTCCGTCGCAGGAAAATTACACTTTTGTGTCATTTGAGAAGTTTATTGGTTAATGTGGTGTATATTTGATTTGGtacgaaatttaagaaagaaagtaTTCCTTCTGTTTTAATTTGAAGTGTTTAGTTTGATTGAATGCGGAGTTTAGGAATGTTAAGGAAAaccttttaatcttgtgatatAGGTGAAGGTAGAGTCGGAGTTTGAAGCTTATGAGCTCTGGATTCTAATCTTTTTAAGTTATTgagttttaaattaataattcatacATATCTGATGGATTTTTCAGTCAATGATACAGTGTTTCCACCAAAGTTACTAGGTTCGTCCGAATCTATAACCAATACTCTAGCTCCGCCCCTGCTCGTGATTTTTCGGGGATGGAGGTGGGGTAAGATACATGTCAACTGCTCTATGATCAGTAATCTGTCTTTGTATCAGGAGTTTACAATGTTGCATAGTGTTGAATCTTGATGTTGACTTGTTTTGGAATATGTTTTGTAGGTTGCAACTCTGGCTCCTAATGTACCGGCAATGCAAGAGCTACATTTTGCAGTACCGATGGCTGGAGCCGTTCTTTGTACATTAAATACGCGACATGATTCAGCTATGTTATCGGTACTTCTGATGCATTCGGAAGCAAAGGTCATATTTGTGGATCAGAAATTGCTCGAAATTGCTCAAGGAGCATTGGCTCTCCTTGCTGACAAGAAACAAAATCTGCCTCTTCTTGTTGTGATCTGTCAAACTGATGAATCCCCTTCTGTTGAAAACTTAAACCCTCGTGATCACGATTATGAAAGTCTCCTCGGAAGTGGGGATAGCAATTTTGCTATAAGATGGCCGAGAACAGAATTTGATCCTATTAGTATTAACTATACTTCAGGTACAACGTCCCGACCCAAAGGAGTTGTTTACAGTCATAGAGGTGCGTATCTCAATACCATTGCCAGTTTTTTGCTCCACGAGATGAGTTTGTTCCCTGTTTATCTTTGGACTGTTCCGATGTTTCACTGCAACGGTTGGTGCATGATTTGGGGGCTTGCAGCGTTGGGTGGCACGAATGTTTGTCTTAGAAATGTCTCTCCTA
This window encodes:
- the LOC107012734 gene encoding probable acyl-activating enzyme 2, whose translation is MMNQFFKNSRLVFGFFSSIKIHSKTTKLSSRECSNLCESWKSMEGFVKCSANFEPLTPLSFLERAANVFRDTTSVIYGEKLKYNWEQTHNRCVKLASALVHLGISHGDVVATLAPNVPAMQELHFAVPMAGAVLCTLNTRHDSAMLSVLLMHSEAKVIFVDQKLLEIAQGALALLADKKQNLPLLVVICQTDESPSVENLNPRDHDYESLLGSGDSNFAIRWPRTEFDPISINYTSGTTSRPKGVVYSHRGAYLNTIASFLLHEMSLFPVYLWTVPMFHCNGWCMIWGLAALGGTNVCLRNVSPKDIFENISLHKVTDMGGAPTVLNKIVNSPPCDLKPLPHKVKIMTGGSPPPPQVIAKMEELGFKVNHLYGLTETYGPGTSCLWKPEWDSLPPDEKFVLKARQGVQHLCLKEVDIRDSTTMEKVPADGKTIGEIMFRGNTVMSGYLNDTKATEEAFKGGWFHSGDLAVKHPDGYIEVKDRLKDIIISGGENISTVEVERVLYSHPAVVEAAVVARPDNHWGQTPCAFVKLKEGLSVDDQEIINFCRDNLPHYMAPRTVIFEDIPKTSTGKIQKFILREKANALGSIF